In the Candidatus Poribacteria bacterium genome, TGAAACGATTGCGCAACGACTCCTGATGAACGACGTTATCCAAACCTTCTCTTATCAGAAACCATAACGCAACGTGAACTTGATTAAGTCACAATACGTAGGAAATCAACGCTGAATGCGCGTGTGTCATGCGAACCTCGCACAACCATCACAAGGTTTAACTTATAACCCACAACCCATAACCCATAACACTAACTCGCATAGACCCGAATCACTGTGCCTAAATGAAGCCGAACCAAGGAGGAAGTCGCTGCGCTGCGGAGCATGAAACGCAAGTTAGAGGTCGGGCTCACGCGTCTCGGCTTCCCTAACATAATATCGCGAAAACCGTGTTTCCGAAGCAACCTCGGCAAGGAACGCGCAGAGAAATAGTAGAGATGGTCGCGCGGATGGACATAGGGCCAATTTGCCTTCTGCAGACGGCTCTGCAAACCCTCACCGTTCGGTACTTCAATGACAAGCGTCCCTGTTTGGGGCTTCAGAATTCGGTGTAATTCACTGAGAAACGGATTTAAATCGGGGATATGCTCTAACACGTGATAGAGCGTGATTGCGTCGAAATGTGCATTCGGGAAATTCGCATCAAAAACCTCTCCACACGTCACATCTAATTTATATTTTTCTTCTGCGAAAGTAATACCACTCTTCGACGGGTCAACACCGTGCGGTTGCCAACCCCGTTCGCGTGCAAGGTGGAGGAACGTGCCGATGCCGCACCCAACATCCAACAATCTACCCTTATCTTGACATCGTTTCTCCAACTCCGTGAGACGCTCCGTCATCTGCAACCATTCCATGCTGTCGGTATGGATCCGTTCCACCTTATCTGGGGGATAATAAGTCTCAACGTAGGCTTTCTCAAGCGTCAGCTGGCTGACGCGCGGATTCACATATCGCAGCCGACACCGCTTACACGCAACCACCGTCAGGGAATCTTTATCAAAAAGCGGTTTCGCCTCA is a window encoding:
- a CDS encoding class I SAM-dependent methyltransferase, which gives rise to MNAVWHSPGIKPIKALPGYEAHVGFTASYRVMNTDNLEHIDCPICEQDEAKPLFDKDSLTVVACKRCRLRYVNPRVSQLTLEKAYVETYYPPDKVERIHTDSMEWLQMTERLTELEKRCQDKGRLLDVGCGIGTFLHLARERGWQPHGVDPSKSGITFAEEKYKLDVTCGEVFDANFPNAHFDAITLYHVLEHIPDLNPFLSELHRILKPQTGTLVIEVPNGEGLQSRLQKANWPYVHPRDHLYYFSARSLPRLLRKHGFRDIMLGKPRRVSPTSNLRFMLRSAATSSLVRLHLGTVIRVYAS